DNA from Bradyrhizobium diazoefficiens USDA 110:
ATTGGTTTTGGTCGGTGGTCAAGCTGCATTGGCGCGGCTACGGTCACATCGCGCTTGCAGCCTTCCTGATAAACATGCTCGCGCTGGCGACGCCCCTCTTCACCATGAGCGTCTACGACCGCGTTGTCCCCAATGGCGCGCTTCCTTCGCTGATCGCCCTGTCGATCGGAATGGGGTTGGCGATTGCGTTCGACTTCATCTTCCGGACGGTTCGCAGCCGTATGATCGATGTCACCGGCAAGACGATCGACGTCATCCTCGCTGCCAACATTTTCGAGCACGTGATGGGCGTGAAGATGGCGCAGCGTCCCGCGTCGGTGGGCATCCTCGCCAATCAGTTGCGCGACTTCGATTCAGTTCGCGAGTTCTTCACGTCCGGCAGCGTCGTATCCGCGACGGATCTGCTGTTCGCGATGCTGTTTGTCGGGATTCTCTTTGTCATCGCCGGGCCGCTGGCCTGGATACCTCTGGTGATGTTGCCGGTCATGCTCCTGATCGGCCTGGCATTGCAGCGCCCGCTGGACCGGGCCATGAAGCGCCAGCAGGCTGAAGCTGCGGCACGTCATGGCGTGCTGGTCGAATCGCTGTCCGGCCTCGAGACGATACGCGCGACCGGCGCCGAAGCGCGCATGCAAACGGCCTGGGAACGATCGGTCGCGGCAACGGCCCGCTCGGGCGAAGACGTCCATTTCTGGGCCTCGCTCGCGCTGACGAGCGCCAATACGGCCCAACAGCTCACCAGCCTCGCCCTGATCGTCGTCGGCGTATTCCTGATACTCGACGGCAAGCTCACGGTCGGAGCGCTGGTCGCGGCAAACATGCTGGCGGGGCGCGTTCTGGCACCGATCGCCGGGATCGCTTCGGTGATCACGCGCGGAACGCAAACGCTGAGTTCGCTAAAGGCCATCGATCGCATTATGTCGCTGGAGCGCGAGCGATCCCCTGCGCGTGCCTATGTCTCTCGACAGATCCGTGAAGGCGCGATCGCTTTCGACGGCGTTAGCTTCACTTACCCCAACGCGCCCGGCAAGGCCCTCGACAAGGTATCCTTCAAGATCGAAGGCGGCGAGAAGGTCGGCATCATCGGACGCATTGGATCCGGCAAGACGACTGTGGGGCGGCTTCTGCTCGGCTTCTATGAGGCGCAGGAGGGCCGCATCCTCGTCGATGGTGTCGACTCGCGGCAATACGATCCGTCCGACCTGCGGTCCGGGGTTGGCTTTGCGATGCAGGACACCGAGCTGTTCTTCGGAAAGCTGCGCGACAACATCGCGCTGGGCAAACCCGAGGCAACCGACGAGGAAGTCCTGGCCGCGGCGCGGCTGGCCGGCGTCGAGACGTTCGTCGCGGGCCATCCCATGGGCTACGACATGCCCATTTCGGAAGGCGGCCGGAGCCTCTCCGGCGGCCAGAAGCAGGCCATCGGCCTTGCGCGGGTGCTCATCAGGAAGCCGCGGATATTGTTTCTGGACGAACCGACCGCCCATTTCGACATTCGCAGCGAAGCCGAATTTCTCGAGCGCCTGAGGGCGTTGCGCGAAGAGCAGATCACCATTCTGATCTCGACGCATCGGCTCTCACTGCTGAATATGGTCGACCGCCTGCTGCTGTTCGACAACGGCCGACTGATCGCCGACGGCCCCCGCGACAAGGTTCTCGCGCTCCTGCAGGGCAAGCCGGCGCCATCGACGCCGAGCCAGACCCCGATGCCGGCGGCTGCCGAGCAACCCGTCTCACCCATGGCCAGAACCAATGTCGTCTGATTTCGCGTTTGCCAACGATGTTCGGGCTGCCGCCGCGCTTCGTGCGCCGCGGACCTCCCGCATGCTGCTTGTAGCGTCCCTTGCCCTGCTCGCCACGTTCCTGACCTGGGCTCATTTCGCCGTGCTGGACGAAGTCAAGCGAGGCAACGGCCGCGTCGTACCCGCGCGCCAGATGCAGGTGGTGCAGTCGCTCGAAGGCGGGATCGTCGGCGATATCCTCGTCCAGGAGGGATCAATCGTCCAGCAGGGACAATCCCTGATGCGCATCGACGATACAAAGTTTGCATCCGAATTCGGCGAGATCAGGGAACGGCGGGCTGCGATGGCGGCCCGTGTCACCAGACTTGAGGCCGAAGCCAGGGGAAAGGGCGAGCTGATCTTTCCCGATCAGCTTGACCAGGTGGTGCCGTCGGCCGTGGCCACGGAAAGCAGCGTGTTCAAGATGCGCGCGCAGAAACTGGCGCAGGATGTCGACGTCCTGAACCAGCAGGTCGCCCGGCTCGGCGGCACGCTCAAATTGCTGGATCGGGAGCTGGCGTTGACGCGCAAGCTGTACGAGCAAAAGGTGGTGCCGGAAATCGAGATGCTGCGGCTCGACCGCCAGGCGACCGAGATGAGAGGACAACTCGCGGAGGCCCAATCCAAGATCGCGAGCACGGTCTCCTCCTTCCGCTCCCAGGCGGACGAAGATCTTGCGAAGTCCAAGGGCGACCTGGCCGTGCTCGATGAAAATATCAAATCGGCGCAGGACCGGGTCCGGCGAACCGACCTCAAGGCACCCGTGCATGGGATCGTCAATAAGTTGAACGTGACCACCGTGGGGGCAGTCGTGCAGCCCGGCGCCAATGTGATGGACATCGTCCCCCTCGACGACACGCTGCTGGTCGAAGGTCGCATCAAGCCCCAGGACATCGCCTTCATCCGGCCCGGCCAGGACGCCGTGGTGAAGATCTCGGCCTACGATTCCTCGGTCTACGGCTCGCTGAAAGGCAAGGTCGAGCGCATCAGCGCCGATACGATCGTCGACGACAAGGCCGAAAAGACCCCGGATCGCCAGGAGAGCTTCTACCGCGTCATGGTGCGGACAGAGAAGAACCACCTGGGCACGGAGCAGAAGCCGCTCCCGATCATTCCCGGCATGATCGCGACGGTCGAGGTGCTGACCGGCGAGAAATCGGTTCTCGATTATCTGGTGAGGCCGGCCCGCACACTGCGCGACGAAGCCCTGCGCGAGCGTTGAGGCCTCGACAAGGTTAACAGGGCGCAAAGGTCGCGGCGACAATTTGCCGGTCGCTCGAAGCGCGCGATTGACCGCCTTTGCGACAAGGCTGCCGCCCTCCCCCCGCTTTAACCTCACCTAAGCGTCGCAGACCTCAGTCTCGATCCGACAACAGGATCGGGGCGTGGATCGACGCAATAGACGTTGACGACGCTCCCGGCGCAGGGGACGTCGTCTATGACACTGCATTGGGAATTGCAGCGCAAAGGCCTGTGCGCGCTCGGCGTGGGGCTGGTTGCATTGGTCGTTGCCGGCGTGACATCGCCCGCCCGGGCCGATGACGCCCTGGCTCGGGACGTCTTGACTCAAGACGCCCAGGACACTCTCGCTCCCGGCATTGACGCGGCAACGCGTGCGCCGGCGACGTTCTTCCGCATCACCGACGTGCTGGCGAA
Protein-coding regions in this window:
- a CDS encoding type I secretion system permease/ATPase; the encoded protein is MHGHSVAEQAVASEPKQATGRLESDDPLASSLIFLASYHGRAVSREALLGGLPILDGRLSVPLYDRAAQRAGLQTEAVKRDIADIPALVLPAVLIMKNGTTLILLGFDKSGSSVKVLNPSLKAGIPELHAIQTISAGYTGYAFFVRATVESNARAVAAGDLPRSHWFWSVVKLHWRGYGHIALAAFLINMLALATPLFTMSVYDRVVPNGALPSLIALSIGMGLAIAFDFIFRTVRSRMIDVTGKTIDVILAANIFEHVMGVKMAQRPASVGILANQLRDFDSVREFFTSGSVVSATDLLFAMLFVGILFVIAGPLAWIPLVMLPVMLLIGLALQRPLDRAMKRQQAEAAARHGVLVESLSGLETIRATGAEARMQTAWERSVAATARSGEDVHFWASLALTSANTAQQLTSLALIVVGVFLILDGKLTVGALVAANMLAGRVLAPIAGIASVITRGTQTLSSLKAIDRIMSLERERSPARAYVSRQIREGAIAFDGVSFTYPNAPGKALDKVSFKIEGGEKVGIIGRIGSGKTTVGRLLLGFYEAQEGRILVDGVDSRQYDPSDLRSGVGFAMQDTELFFGKLRDNIALGKPEATDEEVLAAARLAGVETFVAGHPMGYDMPISEGGRSLSGGQKQAIGLARVLIRKPRILFLDEPTAHFDIRSEAEFLERLRALREEQITILISTHRLSLLNMVDRLLLFDNGRLIADGPRDKVLALLQGKPAPSTPSQTPMPAAAEQPVSPMARTNVV
- a CDS encoding HlyD family type I secretion periplasmic adaptor subunit, giving the protein MSSDFAFANDVRAAAALRAPRTSRMLLVASLALLATFLTWAHFAVLDEVKRGNGRVVPARQMQVVQSLEGGIVGDILVQEGSIVQQGQSLMRIDDTKFASEFGEIRERRAAMAARVTRLEAEARGKGELIFPDQLDQVVPSAVATESSVFKMRAQKLAQDVDVLNQQVARLGGTLKLLDRELALTRKLYEQKVVPEIEMLRLDRQATEMRGQLAEAQSKIASTVSSFRSQADEDLAKSKGDLAVLDENIKSAQDRVRRTDLKAPVHGIVNKLNVTTVGAVVQPGANVMDIVPLDDTLLVEGRIKPQDIAFIRPGQDAVVKISAYDSSVYGSLKGKVERISADTIVDDKAEKTPDRQESFYRVMVRTEKNHLGTEQKPLPIIPGMIATVEVLTGEKSVLDYLVRPARTLRDEALRER